A genomic window from Chrysoperla carnea chromosome 3, inChrCarn1.1, whole genome shotgun sequence includes:
- the LOC123294491 gene encoding nucleobindin-2 isoform X1, producing the protein MKILLEVFVICLIFGQIICPPVKEQKKGDENNENSENEIPTDKDDLEDYMEYHRYLKEVVNALESDPEFRKKLEKADEADIRNGKIAHELEFVSHHVRNQLDEIKRAEIERLRHLASLKNNIENGIVNENHSRGASHGGNSIDDSDVEHLDHQNPHTFEIEDLKKLIAKTSQDLAEADKKRREEFKNYEMQKEFEKQEKLKALDEEKRKEMEKQIQEQVEKHKKHAPLHHPGSKQQLEEVWEKQDHMDSQDFDPKTFFMLHDLDGNGHWDQNEVKALFLKELDKLYQAGTPEDDMRERAEEMERMREHVFNEADVNRDGLISFQEFLDQTRKPDFNQDPGWEGLDQQKVYTQEEYQEFERRRLEEVQRLIAQGILPPNPAGYPPHPGLGGHPNQFPPQGHHPNQQYHPNMQPQYQPPPQGAYAQHPQQYGQQHPGNIQAQQAQYHQAQQQAQYHQGQGGQQYHPQQVPQYQQHPNQVNPGNNIPPHGNQVPPQGGNVPPSGVNTQNQNPPVVPQQPSQNNGVPHIPVNDQNQQLNSNTGLNNQQSPPLPAANVDQNSIPVNGNQNNIPPSNKQSEENSIKQ; encoded by the exons atgaagattttactGGAAGTTTTTGtgatatgtttaatttttggaCAAATAATTTGTCCTCCagttaaagaacaaaaaaagggtgatgaaaataatgaaaacagtGAAAATGAAATTCCAACAGACAAAGATGATTTG GAAGATTATATGGAATATCATAGATATTTAAAAGAAGTCGTAAATGCATTAGAAAGTGATCCAGAATTTAGAAAGAAATTAGAAAAAGCTGATGAGGCTGATATAAGG AATGGGAAAATTGCCCATGAATTAGAATTCGTGTCACACCATGTAAGAAATCaattagatgaaattaaaaGAGCGGAGATCGAACGTCTTCGTCATTTAGcttcattgaaaaataatatagaaaatggAATAGTTAATGAAAATCATTCTCGAGGCGCAAGCCATGGAGGAAATTCAATCGATGATTCTGATGTAGAACATTTAGACCACCAAAATCCTCACACATTTGAAATagaagatttgaaaaaattaatagcaAAAACGTCACAA gatTTAGCTGAAGCTGATAAAAAACGAagagaagaatttaaaaattatgaaatgcaaaaagaattcgaaaaacaagaaaaacttAAAGCATTAGATGAGGAAAAAAGGAAAGAAATGGAAAAACAAATACAAGAACAAgtcgaaaaacataaaaaacatgcACCG TTACATCATCCAGGCAGCAAGCAACAATTAGAGGAAGTTTGGGAAAAACAGGATCATATGGATAGTCAAGATTTCGATCCAAAAACATTCTTCATGCTACATg atttGGACGGTAATGGTCATTGGGATCAAAATGAAGTCAAAgcattgtttttaaaagaattagatAAACTTTATCAGGCAGGTACACCTGAAGATGATATGAGAGAACGAGCTGAAGAAATGGAAAGAATGAGAGAACATGTTTTTAATGAAGCGGATGTAAATCGTGATGGTCTTATTag ttttcaagaatttttagacCAAACCAGAAAACCTGATTTCAATCAAGATCCTGGTTGGGAAGGATTGGATCAACAGAAAGTATACACTCAAGAAGAGTATCAAGAATTTGAAAGGCGACGTTTAGAGGAAGTTCAACGTTTAATTGCACAAGGAATT CTACCACCTAATCCAGCTGGTTATCCTCCACATCCAGGTCTAGGAGGTCATCCAAATCAG TTCCCACCTCAAGGACACCATCCAAATCAACAATATCATCCTAACATGCAACCACAATATCAACCGCCACCACAAGGAGCATATGCTCAACATCCTCAACAGTATGGTCAACAACATCCAGGAAATATTCAAGCCCAACAGGCTCAATATCATCAAGCACAACAACAGGCCCAATATCATCAAGGGCAAGGTGGTCAACAATATCATCCTCAGCAA GTACCACAATACCAGCAGCACCCAAATCAAGTGAATCCAGGAAATAATATTCCCCCACATGGTAATCAAGTACCACCTCAAGGTGGTAACGTTCCACCATCGGGAGTAAACACACAGAATCAAAATCCTCCAGTGGTACCACAGCAACCTAGTCAAAATAATGGTGTGCCACATATTCCAGTAAATGATCAAAATCAGCAG CTAAATTCAAATACTGGATTGAATAATCAACAATCTCCACCGTTGCCAGCAGCCAATGTAGATCAAAATAGCATACCTGTAAATGGGAATCAAAATAACATACCTCCATCAAATAAACAATCTGAAGAAAATAGCATTAAACAATAA
- the LOC123294491 gene encoding nucleobindin-2 isoform X2, translating into MKILLEVFVICLIFGQIICPPVKEQKKGDENNENSENEIPTDKDDLEDYMEYHRYLKEVVNALESDPEFRKKLEKADEADIRNGKIAHELEFVSHHVRNQLDEIKRAEIERLRHLASLKNNIENGIVNENHSRGASHGGNSIDDSDVEHLDHQNPHTFEIEDLKKLIAKTSQDLAEADKKRREEFKNYEMQKEFEKQEKLKALDEEKRKEMEKQIQEQVEKHKKHAPLHHPGSKQQLEEVWEKQDHMDSQDFDPKTFFMLHDLDGNGHWDQNEVKALFLKELDKLYQAGTPEDDMRERAEEMERMREHVFNEADVNRDGLISFQEFLDQTRKPDFNQDPGWEGLDQQKVYTQEEYQEFERRRLEEVQRLIAQGIFPPQGHHPNQQYHPNMQPQYQPPPQGAYAQHPQQYGQQHPGNIQAQQAQYHQAQQQAQYHQGQGGQQYHPQQVPQYQQHPNQVNPGNNIPPHGNQVPPQGGNVPPSGVNTQNQNPPVVPQQPSQNNGVPHIPVNDQNQQLNSNTGLNNQQSPPLPAANVDQNSIPVNGNQNNIPPSNKQSEENSIKQ; encoded by the exons atgaagattttactGGAAGTTTTTGtgatatgtttaatttttggaCAAATAATTTGTCCTCCagttaaagaacaaaaaaagggtgatgaaaataatgaaaacagtGAAAATGAAATTCCAACAGACAAAGATGATTTG GAAGATTATATGGAATATCATAGATATTTAAAAGAAGTCGTAAATGCATTAGAAAGTGATCCAGAATTTAGAAAGAAATTAGAAAAAGCTGATGAGGCTGATATAAGG AATGGGAAAATTGCCCATGAATTAGAATTCGTGTCACACCATGTAAGAAATCaattagatgaaattaaaaGAGCGGAGATCGAACGTCTTCGTCATTTAGcttcattgaaaaataatatagaaaatggAATAGTTAATGAAAATCATTCTCGAGGCGCAAGCCATGGAGGAAATTCAATCGATGATTCTGATGTAGAACATTTAGACCACCAAAATCCTCACACATTTGAAATagaagatttgaaaaaattaatagcaAAAACGTCACAA gatTTAGCTGAAGCTGATAAAAAACGAagagaagaatttaaaaattatgaaatgcaaaaagaattcgaaaaacaagaaaaacttAAAGCATTAGATGAGGAAAAAAGGAAAGAAATGGAAAAACAAATACAAGAACAAgtcgaaaaacataaaaaacatgcACCG TTACATCATCCAGGCAGCAAGCAACAATTAGAGGAAGTTTGGGAAAAACAGGATCATATGGATAGTCAAGATTTCGATCCAAAAACATTCTTCATGCTACATg atttGGACGGTAATGGTCATTGGGATCAAAATGAAGTCAAAgcattgtttttaaaagaattagatAAACTTTATCAGGCAGGTACACCTGAAGATGATATGAGAGAACGAGCTGAAGAAATGGAAAGAATGAGAGAACATGTTTTTAATGAAGCGGATGTAAATCGTGATGGTCTTATTag ttttcaagaatttttagacCAAACCAGAAAACCTGATTTCAATCAAGATCCTGGTTGGGAAGGATTGGATCAACAGAAAGTATACACTCAAGAAGAGTATCAAGAATTTGAAAGGCGACGTTTAGAGGAAGTTCAACGTTTAATTGCACAAGGAATT TTCCCACCTCAAGGACACCATCCAAATCAACAATATCATCCTAACATGCAACCACAATATCAACCGCCACCACAAGGAGCATATGCTCAACATCCTCAACAGTATGGTCAACAACATCCAGGAAATATTCAAGCCCAACAGGCTCAATATCATCAAGCACAACAACAGGCCCAATATCATCAAGGGCAAGGTGGTCAACAATATCATCCTCAGCAA GTACCACAATACCAGCAGCACCCAAATCAAGTGAATCCAGGAAATAATATTCCCCCACATGGTAATCAAGTACCACCTCAAGGTGGTAACGTTCCACCATCGGGAGTAAACACACAGAATCAAAATCCTCCAGTGGTACCACAGCAACCTAGTCAAAATAATGGTGTGCCACATATTCCAGTAAATGATCAAAATCAGCAG CTAAATTCAAATACTGGATTGAATAATCAACAATCTCCACCGTTGCCAGCAGCCAATGTAGATCAAAATAGCATACCTGTAAATGGGAATCAAAATAACATACCTCCATCAAATAAACAATCTGAAGAAAATAGCATTAAACAATAA